A single window of Deltaproteobacteria bacterium DNA harbors:
- a CDS encoding long-chain fatty acid--CoA ligase, translated as MEKPWLKFYEPGVPHHIQYPDIPLYRFLDNAVRDFPEKEAIIFQGRKITYRQLGEEAANVASGLAQRGLKKGQRMAIMLPNCPQYIAAYYAILKIGGIVVNVSPMYVERELEFQLKDAGAESILALIDFYPRLEAVRKKIPLKTIILTDLHETGGERTGQKAGTAAAKGVYEYAEVVEMGRRLPPPSVQVNPDEVALLQYTGGTTGFSKGAMLTHRNLVSDVLQCVSWNQDAVKGQERMLAVLPLFHVYGMTVAMNEAIELAATIILLPRFNVDEALEAINLYQPTRFPGVPTMYMAIINHPQVKKYNISSIRVCSSGSAPMPIEAQKRFEELTGAKISEGYGLTEASPVTHANPFLGKRKLGSIGLPRPDTDAKIVDLETGEKDLPPGEEGELCIRGPQVMLGYWNRPEETKKTLRNGWLYTGDIGRMDEEGYFYIVDRKKDMIICSGYNVYPREIEEVLYQYPKIQEACIVGVPDPYRGETVKAFVVLKEKEQATAEEIIEFCQKNMARFKVPTVVEFRKELPKSHVGKVLRKILREEEETKKSSIRPS; from the coding sequence ATGGAAAAGCCGTGGCTTAAATTCTACGAACCGGGAGTGCCTCATCATATCCAATATCCAGATATCCCTTTGTATCGGTTTCTGGATAACGCGGTAAGGGATTTTCCCGAAAAGGAAGCCATCATTTTTCAGGGCCGCAAGATCACCTATCGTCAGCTGGGAGAAGAGGCGGCCAACGTGGCTTCGGGCCTTGCCCAGAGAGGCCTGAAGAAGGGGCAGCGCATGGCCATTATGCTCCCCAATTGCCCCCAGTATATAGCAGCCTACTACGCCATCCTCAAAATCGGCGGGATCGTCGTCAATGTGAGTCCGATGTATGTCGAGAGAGAGTTGGAATTCCAGCTGAAGGATGCCGGGGCGGAATCCATCTTGGCCCTGATAGATTTTTACCCCCGATTGGAAGCGGTGAGGAAAAAAATCCCCCTGAAGACCATCATCCTTACTGATCTCCATGAGACAGGCGGTGAAAGGACTGGGCAAAAAGCGGGAACAGCCGCGGCCAAGGGGGTTTACGAATATGCAGAGGTAGTCGAAATGGGAAGGCGCCTGCCTCCGCCTTCTGTCCAGGTGAACCCCGACGAGGTGGCCCTCCTGCAATATACGGGGGGTACCACGGGCTTCAGCAAAGGGGCCATGCTGACCCACCGGAACCTGGTCTCCGATGTCCTGCAATGTGTCAGCTGGAACCAGGATGCAGTGAAAGGACAGGAGAGAATGCTCGCGGTCCTTCCCCTTTTTCATGTTTACGGGATGACCGTGGCCATGAATGAGGCCATTGAATTAGCCGCCACCATCATCCTTTTGCCCCGCTTCAACGTGGACGAGGCTTTGGAGGCCATCAATCTTTACCAGCCCACCCGCTTTCCCGGGGTTCCCACCATGTACATGGCGATTATCAACCATCCCCAAGTTAAAAAATATAACATCTCCTCGATTCGGGTGTGCAGTTCGGGCTCCGCTCCCATGCCCATCGAAGCCCAAAAGCGTTTTGAAGAGTTAACGGGCGCGAAAATTAGCGAGGGGTATGGTCTGACCGAAGCTTCCCCGGTGACCCATGCCAACCCCTTCCTGGGAAAACGCAAACTTGGCAGCATCGGATTGCCCCGGCCCGATACAGACGCCAAAATCGTCGACCTGGAAACAGGAGAGAAAGACCTTCCCCCGGGGGAGGAAGGGGAACTGTGCATCCGGGGTCCCCAGGTCATGCTGGGCTATTGGAATCGGCCGGAAGAGACCAAGAAGACTCTGCGCAATGGGTGGCTCTATACCGGGGATATCGGCCGTATGGATGAGGAAGGCTATTTCTACATCGTCGACCGGAAAAAAGACATGATCATCTGCAGCGGTTATAATGTCTATCCCCGGGAAATCGAAGAAGTCCTATACCAATACCCGAAAATCCAGGAGGCCTGCATCGTGGGAGTGCCGGACCCGTATCGGGGCGAAACGGTCAAAGCGTTTGTGGTTTTGAAAGAAAAAGAACAGGCTACCGCAGAAGAGATCATCGAATTTTGCCAGAAAAATATGGCCAGGTTTAAAGTTCCCACCGTCGTTGAATTTAGAAAAGAACTTCCCAAATCGCACGTAGGGAAAGTGCTGAGGAAGATCCTGCGAGAAGAAGAGGAGACGAAGAAAAGCTCCATTCGCCCAAGCTGA